CTGCAAAGTTTCGTGACGATCTAGGGGAGAATTTCGTCATAACAAAAGGAATGGAAAATTGCCTTTATGTATATCCGGAAGATGAATGGAACGACTTCGAAAAGAAACTCAATGCATTACCAACCACTACAGATAAGAAAGCCCGCGCTTTTGCCTATTTCTTTCAGGGAAGCGCAGCAGACGGCGAACTTGATAAACAAGGTCGTACTCTGATTCCTTCTGTGCTCAGAACTTATGCAAAACTTGATAAGGAAGTTGTGTTTGTCGG
The sequence above is drawn from the Dorea formicigenerans genome and encodes:
- the mraZ gene encoding division/cell wall cluster transcriptional repressor MraZ, encoding MLKGEYSHNIDAKGRLIIPAKFRDDLGENFVITKGMENCLYVYPEDEWNDFEKKLNALPTTTDKKARAFAYFFQGSAADGELDKQGRTLIPSVLRTYAKLDKEVVFVGMGKRAEIWDKARWDEKNAEVELNIEEIASDMEASGFSI